A DNA window from Vagococcus penaei contains the following coding sequences:
- a CDS encoding DUF956 family protein — protein sequence MVESLNRQVEIAVKANAFLNPVNPKAGIIAIGDNGVEFRETDGAGYVQIPWSNIVQVRAQVYFKGKYIRSFDIITDTNQSLNFVTTDAIDALKAMRQHLSKEQMIQAPGNFRRLFSRRKKS from the coding sequence ATGGTTGAAAGTTTAAATCGGCAAGTCGAGATTGCTGTGAAGGCCAATGCATTTTTAAACCCTGTAAATCCAAAAGCAGGAATTATAGCCATTGGAGACAATGGGGTTGAATTTCGAGAAACTGATGGCGCTGGTTACGTCCAAATTCCTTGGAGCAACATCGTTCAAGTCCGTGCGCAAGTTTATTTTAAAGGAAAGTATATTCGAAGCTTTGATATTATAACGGATACTAATCAAAGTTTAAATTTTGTGACAACTGATGCGATAGATGCTCTAAAAGCCATGCGTCAACACCTATCAAAAGAACAAATGATTCAAGCGCCAGGTAATTTCAGACGGCTATTCAGTCGGCGAAAGAAATCGTAA
- a CDS encoding MurR/RpiR family transcriptional regulator translates to MLFTNLQKNQHRLNAQEHDILKYIRENIDGIKDDTLKTVAAALYVSPNTIVRLSKKLEFKGYSELKMAVVLDRMQKPLSRKQDGLTLKEQIEQTDALLSDEIVEKIVTILHHSQHVYFFACGPSKYPCEEMKEKLRICGIEASLYYEPHVMKQRAKQLKNGDTLVVVSLSGETKTPLEAMKIAKITEATIVSLTGFSQNSISKLADYSLYTFYEELRLNEMDVSSRLGIYYVLNYLFDSLI, encoded by the coding sequence ATGTTATTTACTAATTTGCAAAAAAATCAACATCGGCTAAATGCTCAGGAACATGATATTCTTAAGTATATTCGTGAAAATATTGATGGTATTAAAGATGATACGCTGAAAACTGTTGCGGCAGCTTTATATGTTTCGCCAAATACAATTGTTCGCTTATCAAAAAAATTAGAATTTAAGGGTTATTCAGAATTAAAAATGGCAGTAGTACTTGATAGAATGCAAAAACCTCTGTCTAGAAAACAGGATGGTTTAACGCTAAAAGAACAAATTGAACAAACAGACGCTTTGTTAAGTGATGAGATTGTAGAAAAAATTGTGACAATATTACATCATAGCCAACACGTATACTTTTTTGCATGTGGCCCATCTAAATATCCTTGTGAAGAAATGAAAGAAAAATTAAGGATTTGTGGTATTGAAGCATCGCTATACTATGAACCACATGTTATGAAACAACGGGCAAAACAATTGAAAAATGGAGATACTTTGGTTGTGGTAAGTTTAAGTGGAGAAACTAAGACACCTTTAGAAGCAATGAAAATTGCCAAGATTACAGAAGCAACAATTGTTTCATTGACTGGATTTTCACAAAATAGTATTTCAAAGTTAGCTGATTATTCTTTGTATACTTTTTATGAAGAGTTACGTCTGAATGAGATGGATGTTTCGTCACGGTTAGGTATTTATTATGTCTTAAATTACTTGTTTGATTCGCTAATTTAA
- a CDS encoding PTS system mannose/fructose/sorbose family transporter subunit IID has protein sequence MTELNVVKLTKKERISVWWRSQFLQASWNYERMQNVGWAFAMMPAIKKLYHTKEDRALALKRHLEFFNTHPYVAAPIIGVTLTLEEEKAAGAPIDNAAIQGVKIGMMGPLAGVGDPIFWGTLRPVIGAFAASLALQGSIIGPLVFFFAWNIIRMSFLWYTQELGYRQGSNITQDLSGGVMQKITQGASILGMFIMGVLVPRWTTMNFPMVLSKVDVDKKSLVDFSGMITSANEGKLNVNSIREVINQINSGANVNPQKVTTLGDMFNQLIPGLMPLLLTLGCMWLLRKKVSPITIIFGLFVIGILGYVVGIFG, from the coding sequence ATGACAGAATTAAACGTGGTAAAATTAACGAAAAAAGAACGTATCTCTGTATGGTGGAGAAGTCAGTTCTTACAAGCATCTTGGAACTATGAACGTATGCAAAACGTAGGTTGGGCATTTGCAATGATGCCTGCCATCAAAAAACTATATCACACAAAAGAAGATCGTGCGTTAGCGTTAAAACGTCACTTAGAGTTCTTTAATACCCATCCATATGTCGCTGCACCAATCATTGGAGTGACTTTAACACTTGAAGAAGAAAAAGCTGCGGGAGCACCGATTGATAATGCAGCCATTCAAGGGGTTAAAATTGGGATGATGGGTCCTTTAGCTGGTGTTGGTGACCCGATTTTCTGGGGAACTTTACGACCAGTAATCGGTGCCTTTGCTGCTTCTCTAGCATTACAAGGTAGTATTATTGGACCATTAGTTTTCTTCTTTGCATGGAACATTATTCGTATGTCATTCTTATGGTACACACAAGAGTTAGGTTACCGTCAAGGATCAAATATCACCCAAGATTTAAGTGGTGGTGTGATGCAAAAAATTACTCAAGGGGCATCAATTCTAGGGATGTTTATCATGGGGGTCTTGGTACCTCGTTGGACGACTATGAATTTCCCAATGGTGTTATCAAAAGTTGATGTGGATAAAAAATCATTGGTGGACTTCTCTGGCATGATTACTTCAGCGAATGAAGGCAAATTAAATGTCAATTCAATCCGTGAAGTTATCAACCAAATTAATAGTGGAGCAAATGTTAACCCACAAAAAGTTACGACACTAGGTGATATGTTTAACCAATTAATTCCTGGTTTAATGCCATTATTATTAACACTTGGTTGTATGTGGTTATTAAGAAAAAAAGTCAGCCCAATTACTATTATCTTCGGTTTATTTGTTATTGGTATTTTGGGATATGTTGTTGGTATCTTTGGTTAA